In Triticum urartu cultivar G1812 chromosome 6, Tu2.1, whole genome shotgun sequence, the following proteins share a genomic window:
- the LOC125513594 gene encoding 39S ribosomal protein L41-A, mitochondrial-like, translating to MPLGLILSSIGRSMRRKRTSSLNILSSKRAPRDYYKGKNCKPTGFHTRKGGYVMVDAKLPRFVVPDLTDFKLKPYVSQCARDELGASSTENKN from the exons ATGCCGCTGGGGCTGATACTGAGCTCGATCGGGAGGTCGATGCGGCGGAAGCGGACGTCCTCGCTCAACATCCTCTCCTCCAAGAGGGCGCCCCGGGATTACTACAAGGGCAAGAACTGCAAGCCCACCGGGTTCCACACCCGCAAAG GTGGCTATGTGATGGTGGATGCAAAGTTACCAAGATTCGTGGTCCCTGACTTGACTGATTTTAAG TTGAAGCCATATGTATCACAATGTGCCAGGGACGAACTCGGAGCCTCCTCAACTGAAAACAAGAACTGA
- the LOC125513592 gene encoding uncharacterized protein LOC125513592, whose translation MACGDEPGAAASWASLAVSHRRRLCRWREVAILARGKQRWNAVRRRTAATVRRHTVTEGHDGVEAQGRPSQRRAPCAGAISPALFKEKKGRRGLTRLAAVGETGPWSHPSRRPPPVMQSCPAAATTSGSEAATPRACLRSLPVEKTMHTAVSLHAPCRQEGALLPVRSLLLVGIALAGEQC comes from the exons ATGGCGTGTGGAGATGAGCCGGGCGCTGCCGCAAGCTGGGCATCGTTGGCTGTAAGCCACCGCCGTCGCCTCTGCCGTTGGCGAGAAGTCGCGATTCTGGCCCGGGGGAAGCAGCGATGGAACGCCGTGCGACGCCGCACTGCTGCTACTGTGCGTAGGCACACCGTAACTGAGGGCCATGACGGCGTTGAGGCTCAAGGCCGGCCGTCGCAGAGGAGGGCACCGTGCGCCGGGGCTATTTCGCCGGCTCTGTTCAAAGAGAAGAAGGGAAGAAGGGGGCTGACGCGGCTCGCCGCGGTCGGAGAAACCGGGCCGTGGTCACATCCATCACGCCGCCCGCCTCCCGTGATGCAGTCGTGTCCAGCCGCTGCCACCACATCAGGGAGTGAGGCCGCGACGCCACGCGCGTGCCTGCGCTCGCTGCCGGTCGAGAAGAC CATGCACACCGCCGTGTCGCTACACGCGCCTTGCCGGCAGGAGGGAGCGCTTTTGCCCGTTCGTTCTCTCCTTCTCGTCGGAATTGCTCTCGCCGGAGAGCAGTGCTGA